One window of the Methylocystis parvus OBBP genome contains the following:
- a CDS encoding pyruvate kinase, giving the protein MRGCGKTYDAKKELVALKDEVASLRAAVISEGEARLVDWGLAAPGEDGARNLALYLSLRSRDLSALQLRLAAFGLSSLGRSEADVLTSLDALLATLRRLCGEKADYPMREADDPLKRACDAVFGPAAERRTRIMATLPSEAADDPTLVSALIAAGMDCARINCAHDEARAWRRMAGHVRAAAERQGRACRILMDIGGPKLRIEAVRGPEKCRLGAGDRLILTERLDPRGKGVVASLNFPEAVKELKLGMEISFDDGKAAGRVVARGDAGVEVEILSARAKGLRLKPGKGVNLPTVELGLSPLTEKDLADLDSVAELADLVGFSFVQRVEDISLLEAELAARRGDRPPPGLVLKIETPLAVRNLPRLIVRAAARQPTAVMIARGDLAVEVGFARLSEMQEEVLWLCEAAHTPAIWATQVLDQLVHEGVASRAETTDAAMAQRADCVMLNKGAYLPQGVRFLRDVLDRMDRHQWKKFARLSRLKAWS; this is encoded by the coding sequence ATGCGCGGCTGCGGAAAGACTTACGACGCAAAAAAGGAACTGGTCGCGCTGAAGGACGAGGTGGCGTCGCTGCGCGCGGCCGTCATAAGCGAGGGCGAAGCGCGACTTGTCGATTGGGGTCTTGCCGCCCCAGGGGAAGACGGCGCGCGCAATCTCGCTCTCTATCTGTCGCTTCGCAGCCGCGATCTGAGCGCGCTGCAGCTGCGCCTCGCGGCCTTCGGTCTATCCTCGCTGGGAAGAAGCGAAGCGGACGTGCTGACGTCTCTCGACGCGCTGCTCGCGACGCTTCGCCGACTGTGCGGCGAAAAAGCGGACTATCCCATGCGCGAAGCGGACGACCCGCTGAAGCGCGCCTGCGACGCCGTTTTCGGCCCGGCCGCCGAGCGGCGAACGCGAATCATGGCCACCCTGCCGAGCGAGGCGGCCGACGATCCGACTCTCGTCTCGGCCCTTATCGCCGCGGGAATGGATTGCGCCCGGATCAATTGCGCTCACGACGAGGCGCGGGCCTGGCGTCGGATGGCCGGCCATGTTCGCGCCGCTGCGGAACGCCAGGGTCGCGCCTGCCGTATCCTGATGGACATTGGCGGACCCAAATTGCGGATCGAAGCAGTCCGGGGACCGGAGAAATGCCGGCTTGGCGCCGGCGACCGTCTCATATTGACCGAGCGCCTCGATCCGCGCGGCAAAGGCGTCGTCGCCAGTCTGAATTTTCCCGAAGCCGTCAAAGAGCTTAAGCTTGGCATGGAAATCTCCTTCGACGACGGCAAGGCGGCGGGCCGGGTCGTCGCGCGCGGCGATGCGGGCGTCGAGGTCGAAATCCTCTCGGCCCGCGCCAAAGGATTGCGCCTGAAGCCCGGCAAAGGCGTCAATCTGCCGACGGTCGAGCTCGGCCTCTCGCCGCTCACGGAAAAGGACCTCGCCGATCTCGACTCGGTCGCCGAGCTCGCGGATCTCGTCGGTTTCTCCTTCGTGCAGCGCGTCGAAGACATCTCCCTTCTGGAGGCCGAGCTTGCGGCGCGTCGCGGAGACCGCCCGCCCCCGGGCCTCGTTCTGAAGATCGAAACGCCGCTCGCGGTGCGCAATCTGCCGCGCCTCATCGTGCGCGCGGCCGCCCGTCAGCCGACGGCGGTGATGATCGCGCGCGGCGATCTCGCCGTCGAAGTCGGTTTTGCGCGGCTGTCCGAGATGCAGGAGGAAGTGCTCTGGCTCTGCGAGGCGGCCCATACGCCGGCGATCTGGGCGACTCAGGTGCTCGACCAGCTCGTCCACGAAGGCGTCGCCAGCCGCGCCGAGACGACCGACGCCGCCATGGCGCAGCGCGCCGACTGCGTCATGCTCAACAAGGGCGCCTATCTCCCGCAAGGCGTACGGTTCCTGCGCGACGTCCTCGATCGCATGGATCGCCATCAATGGAAGAAATTCGCCCGCCTTTCGCGCCTGAAGGCCTGGTCCTGA
- a CDS encoding Na+/H+ antiporter, translating to MIAHAPFVILLALLAAALILSILAKRLNMPPAAAYVLGGMALSFAPQRLPFEIDPEFILVLFLPPLLQSSAYFTVWRDFRANLRPILMLAVGAVTFTTAIVGLAVQWLLPELPVAAGFCLGAIVSPPDAVAAKAVLGRLNVPSRLVTILEGESLVNDASGLMLYRVAAAAALTGVFDWSEAALMFGRLTAGGLVVGAAAGFAANFVMARLRDTQLIIIASFLAAWATYIGAEALHVSGVLAVVTAGLIMGWGQHALLDAESRLEAQAVWRSAVFVMEALVFILIGLALRKVVEELGGFGPALTSSLPQALIVTAAMIVARFLWVFPAAYVPRLLIRSIRERDPRPPLSFPVIIGWAGMRGVVSLAAALALPVEFPGRGFIILTTFVVIAVTVLVQGATLGPLVRWLKPAAPSIGPYPHLSEHETREKIYAAALERIAAEVDEEGKERHPKLIEEYRRRVFVYRRNHEEPEAIADVRRAHFEMALAAVSTARAELLQLHQSGYVHDTTLHAVEAELDLEEARLRRLSGERANGH from the coding sequence ATGATCGCGCACGCCCCTTTCGTCATCCTGCTTGCGTTGCTCGCCGCGGCGCTCATTCTCTCGATTCTCGCCAAGCGGCTCAACATGCCGCCCGCGGCCGCCTATGTCCTTGGCGGAATGGCGCTCTCCTTCGCGCCGCAGCGGCTGCCCTTCGAGATCGATCCGGAATTCATCCTGGTTCTGTTCCTGCCGCCTTTGCTGCAATCCAGCGCCTATTTCACCGTTTGGCGGGACTTCAGGGCGAATCTCCGGCCAATCCTGATGCTCGCCGTCGGCGCGGTGACCTTCACCACCGCGATTGTCGGCCTCGCGGTCCAATGGCTATTGCCGGAGCTGCCGGTCGCGGCCGGATTCTGCCTTGGCGCCATCGTCTCGCCGCCCGACGCCGTCGCGGCGAAAGCCGTGCTGGGGCGGCTGAACGTTCCGTCGCGGCTCGTGACCATTCTCGAAGGCGAAAGCCTCGTGAACGACGCCTCTGGCCTGATGCTCTACCGCGTCGCGGCCGCTGCGGCGCTCACCGGCGTGTTCGACTGGTCGGAAGCCGCACTGATGTTCGGGCGGTTGACGGCCGGAGGTCTCGTCGTGGGCGCCGCCGCCGGATTCGCCGCCAATTTCGTCATGGCGCGGCTGCGCGACACGCAGCTCATCATCATTGCGAGCTTCCTCGCCGCCTGGGCGACCTATATCGGCGCGGAGGCGCTGCATGTGTCGGGCGTGCTTGCGGTCGTCACGGCCGGGCTCATCATGGGCTGGGGCCAACATGCGCTTCTCGACGCGGAGAGCCGGCTCGAGGCGCAAGCGGTCTGGCGCTCCGCCGTCTTCGTCATGGAGGCGCTGGTCTTCATTCTCATCGGCCTCGCTTTGAGAAAGGTCGTCGAAGAACTCGGCGGCTTCGGCCCCGCTCTGACCTCGTCCCTGCCCCAGGCGCTCATCGTCACGGCGGCGATGATCGTCGCGCGCTTCCTCTGGGTGTTTCCCGCCGCCTATGTCCCGCGCCTGCTCATCCGCTCCATCCGCGAGCGCGATCCCCGTCCGCCGCTGTCCTTCCCCGTCATCATTGGCTGGGCCGGAATGCGCGGCGTCGTGAGTCTCGCCGCCGCCCTCGCCTTGCCGGTCGAATTCCCTGGCCGAGGCTTCATCATTCTGACCACATTCGTCGTGATCGCCGTCACGGTTCTCGTCCAGGGCGCCACCTTGGGGCCTCTCGTAAGGTGGCTGAAACCGGCTGCGCCTTCGATCGGCCCCTATCCCCATCTCAGCGAGCATGAGACCAGGGAGAAGATTTACGCGGCCGCGCTGGAGCGCATCGCGGCGGAGGTCGACGAGGAAGGCAAGGAGCGCCACCCCAAACTTATCGAGGAATATCGCCGCCGGGTCTTCGTCTACCGAAGGAACCATGAGGAGCCTGAGGCGATCGCCGACGTGCGGAGGGCGCATTTCGAGATGGCGCTCGCCGCCGTCTCGACGGCGCGCGCGGAGCTGTTGCAACTGCACCAATCGGGCTACGTGCACGACACGACGCTCCATGCCGTCGAGGCCGAGCTCGATCTCGAGGAAGCAAGGCTGCGCCGGCTGTCCGGAGAGCGAGCGAACGGCCATTGA